One genomic region from Sulfuriflexus mobilis encodes:
- the rbfA gene encoding 30S ribosome-binding factor RbfA, whose protein sequence is MPREYARSQRVADQIQRELAQIVQRELNDPRLGLISISAVKLSRDLAYAQVYVSSFSDKDHAEIIKALSKAGGFLRHQLGKAMRLRVVPELKFIYDDTVEKGVSMSQLIDDAISQERDEE, encoded by the coding sequence ATGCCTAGAGAATATGCGCGTAGCCAAAGGGTTGCCGATCAGATTCAACGCGAACTTGCCCAAATTGTGCAACGTGAGTTGAATGACCCACGCCTGGGCCTGATTAGCATCTCTGCGGTCAAACTCAGTCGCGATCTCGCCTATGCGCAAGTCTATGTCAGCAGTTTTTCAGATAAGGATCATGCTGAAATCATCAAGGCCCTGAGTAAGGCGGGCGGTTTCCTGCGCCACCAACTCGGCAAGGCCATGCGTCTGCGCGTGGTGCCGGAGCTCAAATTCATTTATGACGACACCGTAGAGAAGGGTGTCAGCATGTCCCAACTGATCGACGACGCGATCTCGCAAGAGCGCGACGAGGAATAA